From Pseudomonas vanderleydeniana, the proteins below share one genomic window:
- a CDS encoding MFS transporter, with protein MKRIVSLRRFLAEHRRYEVIVLLFVMMIINQGDRATLSIAGASLSDEMGLGHAQMGWLFSAFAWAYMLLQLPGGLAIDRFGSIRVLGLAIVAWSVFTGLIGTVAMMPVGFAFVAVFALRFLVGAAEAPCFPANSKIVSMWFPTAERGTATAIFNSSQYFAAVVFTPLLAWVSTRWGWPWVFYVMGVAGVAMGVVFILRIKAPVEHAGLGAVELETLRQGGAGLREHASNRPPAQGWQQTWRRARGLLRQRMFLGIYLAQFCISTLTFFFLTWFPVYLVQQRGLSLLDAGLLAVVPAIFGFVGGISGGMISDWMLRKGVSLTRARKLPIFIGMTLSMSMILCNYVETELMVVLFMALAFFGKGVGALGWAIIADVSPKDSFGMNGAIFNTFGSLAGVVTPVVIGYMVQSMHSFNGALIYVALNAAGAFVSYLLIVGPLQRPDDAARPHEGRPPESPLNPATAR; from the coding sequence ATGAAAAGAATAGTTTCTCTACGCCGCTTCCTGGCCGAACACCGGCGCTATGAAGTGATTGTCCTGCTGTTCGTGATGATGATCATCAACCAGGGTGACCGGGCCACGCTGTCCATCGCCGGTGCCAGTCTCTCCGATGAAATGGGGCTGGGGCATGCCCAGATGGGTTGGTTGTTCTCGGCGTTTGCCTGGGCCTACATGCTCCTGCAACTGCCTGGCGGCCTGGCCATCGACCGTTTCGGCAGCATCCGGGTTCTGGGGCTGGCGATCGTGGCCTGGTCGGTGTTCACCGGCCTGATCGGCACGGTGGCGATGATGCCGGTAGGTTTCGCGTTCGTGGCGGTCTTTGCCCTGCGTTTTCTGGTGGGGGCTGCCGAGGCGCCGTGCTTTCCGGCCAACAGCAAGATCGTGTCGATGTGGTTTCCGACTGCCGAGCGTGGCACCGCGACCGCCATCTTCAATTCCTCCCAGTACTTTGCTGCCGTGGTGTTCACCCCGCTGTTGGCGTGGGTGTCCACCCGATGGGGATGGCCGTGGGTGTTTTATGTGATGGGAGTGGCAGGCGTCGCCATGGGCGTGGTCTTCATCCTGCGCATCAAGGCCCCGGTCGAACATGCCGGGCTGGGAGCGGTCGAGCTCGAGACACTGCGCCAGGGGGGCGCCGGCTTGCGCGAGCATGCGAGCAATCGCCCGCCCGCGCAGGGCTGGCAACAGACCTGGAGGCGTGCCCGTGGCCTGTTGAGGCAGCGTATGTTCCTGGGGATCTACCTGGCGCAGTTCTGCATCAGCACCCTGACGTTCTTCTTCCTGACGTGGTTCCCGGTCTACCTGGTGCAGCAACGTGGGCTTTCGTTGCTGGACGCCGGCTTGCTGGCGGTCGTCCCCGCGATCTTCGGCTTCGTTGGCGGCATCAGTGGCGGCATGATTTCCGACTGGATGCTGCGCAAGGGGGTATCCCTGACCCGGGCCCGCAAGCTGCCGATCTTTATTGGCATGACCCTGTCGATGAGCATGATCCTGTGCAACTACGTCGAGACCGAATTGATGGTGGTGCTGTTCATGGCCCTGGCCTTCTTCGGCAAGGGCGTGGGCGCACTGGGCTGGGCCATCATTGCCGATGTCTCGCCCAAGGACAGCTTCGGGATGAATGGCGCGATCTTCAACACCTTCGGCAGCCTCGCTGGCGTCGTCACACCGGTGGTGATCGGCTACATGGTGCAGTCGATGCACTCCTTCAACGGTGCCCTGATCTACGTCGCGCTGAATGCCGCCGGGGCTTTTGTGAGCTACCTGCTCATCGTCGGCCCGCTGCAACGCCCGGACGATGCCGCGAGGCCACACGAGGGCCGCCCACCTGAATCACCGCTGAACCCCGCAACTGCACGTTGA
- a CDS encoding mandelate racemase/muconate lactonizing enzyme family protein, which yields MSKITCVRTLRLPERPKLIWLELETDEGLIGLGETFRGAATVEAAVHELIAPGLLGRDSRGIEAISLELTTPYVGYHSASAEIRAASAVDIALWDLKGQRHGIPIHEALGGACRERIRVYNTCAGYEFNTQQGARRQITTADRAQGPYDDQLAFSRDAGALAVSLVEEGYTAMKIWPFDQFARQHGANSISLDDVRKGCEAFRQIRQAVGDRIEIMCELHSLWDSTAALRICQALEAYDVYWVEDPLCKMDDAQALADLRHRTRVPICASETLGGSTAYRDLLAAGSLDYLMLDLVWCGGFTEARKIAALAQAYNKPLAPHDCTGPVALFAGLQLGLHAPTAVLQEVVRASLSTWYGELVTHLPQIDGGFALAPSLPGLGTALRPEVRTRADAIIRETRC from the coding sequence ATGTCAAAGATCACCTGTGTTAGAACCCTGCGCCTGCCCGAACGACCGAAGCTGATTTGGTTGGAGCTTGAAACCGATGAGGGCTTGATCGGCTTGGGGGAAACCTTTCGAGGGGCCGCCACCGTTGAAGCGGCCGTGCATGAATTGATCGCCCCTGGGCTGCTAGGCCGGGACTCACGCGGCATCGAGGCGATTTCCTTGGAACTCACCACGCCCTATGTCGGTTATCACAGCGCCAGTGCCGAAATACGGGCCGCCAGTGCCGTGGACATTGCGTTGTGGGATCTCAAGGGGCAGCGCCATGGTATTCCCATTCATGAGGCGTTGGGCGGTGCTTGCCGGGAGCGGATCCGGGTCTACAACACCTGCGCGGGTTATGAATTCAATACCCAGCAGGGGGCTCGTCGGCAAATCACGACGGCGGATCGTGCCCAGGGCCCCTATGACGACCAGCTGGCGTTCAGTCGTGACGCGGGCGCCTTGGCGGTCAGCCTGGTGGAGGAGGGGTACACGGCCATGAAGATCTGGCCATTCGATCAGTTTGCCCGCCAGCACGGCGCCAACAGCATCAGCCTGGATGATGTGCGCAAGGGCTGTGAGGCGTTCCGCCAGATCCGTCAGGCCGTGGGCGATCGCATTGAGATCATGTGCGAGTTGCACAGCCTGTGGGACAGCACGGCGGCGTTGCGCATCTGCCAGGCGCTGGAAGCCTACGACGTCTACTGGGTGGAAGATCCGCTGTGCAAGATGGACGATGCCCAGGCGCTGGCGGACCTGCGTCATCGTACCCGTGTCCCGATCTGCGCGAGCGAAACGCTGGGCGGCAGTACGGCCTACCGGGATCTTTTGGCGGCGGGCAGCCTCGATTACCTGATGCTGGATTTGGTGTGGTGTGGCGGCTTTACCGAAGCGCGCAAGATTGCCGCGCTCGCGCAGGCCTACAACAAGCCCTTGGCACCTCATGACTGTACCGGTCCGGTGGCGCTGTTCGCCGGGCTGCAGTTGGGGCTGCATGCACCCACGGCCGTGTTGCAGGAAGTTGTCCGGGCCTCCCTGTCGACTTGGTACGGGGAACTGGTGACCCATCTTCCGCAGATCGACGGCGGCTTTGCCTTGGCACCAAGCCTGCCCGGATTGGGCACGGCCTTGCGACCTGAGGTCAGGACGCGGGCGGACGCGATCATTCGCGAAACGCGCTGCTGA
- the vapB gene encoding type II toxin-antitoxin system VapB family antitoxin, which yields MRTVSIFKNGKNQAVRLPADMAYDGVGELEISREGDVITLRPARPSWSSFSEVAKADADFLQERPAVIGDEGRFNL from the coding sequence ATGCGTACCGTCTCTATTTTCAAAAATGGAAAGAACCAGGCCGTTCGCCTACCCGCCGACATGGCTTACGATGGCGTGGGTGAGCTTGAAATTTCTCGCGAGGGTGACGTCATCACGCTGCGCCCTGCGCGACCATCCTGGTCGTCTTTCTCTGAAGTCGCAAAAGCTGATGCTGACTTTCTGCAAGAGCGCCCAGCGGTCATCGGGGATGAAGGCAGGTTCAATCTGTGA
- a CDS encoding GlcG/HbpS family heme-binding protein, with protein MTLAFCFADACARQKAETYDTLSGKESFMNSCSRFRASVRLLAPVTLAMLVMPWAVAAENGSALRATVNLSLGGAGMLLDNAVAKAISEGVHPCIAVTDANGYLLAFKRMDGAAPGCVEAAIKKANSAAINDVDTVVFYDLARKENLQLGSIPGILPAVAGVVIRQKARAVGAIGIAGGASDAQEQRFATELVRAFEKTLPAPHP; from the coding sequence ATGACGCTGGCCTTCTGCTTTGCTGATGCCTGCGCAAGGCAGAAGGCTGAGACCTACGACACACTTTCTGGAAAGGAATCTTTCATGAACTCATGTTCCAGGTTTCGGGCCTCTGTGCGCCTGCTGGCTCCCGTCACACTCGCGATGCTGGTCATGCCTTGGGCGGTGGCCGCTGAAAACGGTTCGGCGTTACGTGCCACCGTCAACCTGTCGCTGGGCGGGGCGGGCATGCTGCTTGATAACGCGGTGGCCAAGGCCATCAGCGAAGGTGTCCATCCGTGTATCGCGGTGACTGATGCCAATGGCTACCTGCTGGCCTTCAAACGTATGGACGGCGCCGCTCCCGGCTGTGTCGAGGCGGCGATAAAGAAAGCCAATTCGGCGGCGATCAACGACGTCGATACGGTCGTGTTCTATGACCTGGCCCGCAAGGAAAACCTGCAGTTGGGCAGCATCCCCGGCATTCTGCCTGCGGTCGCAGGGGTGGTGATTCGTCAGAAGGCGCGGGCAGTGGGTGCTATCGGTATCGCCGGTGGTGCCAGCGATGCCCAGGAGCAGCGATTTGCCACTGAATTGGTGCGCGCCTTCGAGAAAACCCTGCCTGCTCCCCATCCTTGA
- a CDS encoding c-type cytochrome, which yields MTKATKRAALACAVAAALGLALYFNGSTAADEVADNQVTAAATLAADPAAVARGAYVSIQGDCAACHTVPGGRAFAGGYGLQTPFGVIYSTNITPDIKTGIGNWTERDFFRAVRHGRHKNGQLLYPAMPYNAYVKISDADMHDLWAYMRTLQPVEQSPSHNTLGFPYNIRHALWGWNLLFFDNAPFVTQPAQSAAWNRGRYLVDGPGHCAACHTPKNFLGGDTGRYLQGAELLGSYAPEITADPYRGLGSWSREQLQTYLRTGANHQAIASGAMGEAIEFSTQHLNDQDLAAIAEYLKSVPGSNSIKPQAMATTEPVMRRGAQVYEQNCMACHNVAGEGIAGMVTGFADNPGIRTPSGSNLVAAILKGSKAVTTSGNVTGAGMPSFDWKLGDADIAAVLTYVRNSWGNAASQITPEQVATARRTLDAKPQMLRHF from the coding sequence ATGACAAAAGCAACGAAACGGGCAGCACTCGCCTGCGCCGTGGCAGCGGCCCTGGGCCTCGCCCTGTACTTCAACGGCAGCACCGCAGCCGACGAGGTTGCCGATAACCAGGTGACTGCCGCCGCCACGTTGGCAGCAGACCCTGCCGCCGTGGCGCGAGGGGCCTACGTGTCGATACAGGGCGACTGTGCAGCCTGCCATACCGTACCGGGCGGCCGGGCCTTTGCAGGCGGCTACGGGCTGCAGACGCCCTTTGGCGTGATCTACTCCACCAACATCACGCCGGATATCAAGACCGGGATTGGCAACTGGACCGAGCGGGACTTCTTTCGCGCCGTTCGCCACGGCCGGCACAAGAACGGGCAGTTGCTCTACCCGGCCATGCCCTACAACGCTTACGTCAAGATCAGTGACGCCGACATGCACGACTTGTGGGCCTACATGCGCACACTCCAGCCCGTCGAACAGTCGCCATCGCACAATACCCTGGGCTTTCCCTACAACATCCGCCATGCCCTGTGGGGCTGGAACCTGCTGTTCTTCGACAACGCGCCGTTCGTGACACAACCTGCACAGTCCGCAGCCTGGAACCGGGGGCGTTATCTGGTGGATGGCCCCGGTCATTGCGCAGCCTGCCATACCCCGAAAAACTTCCTCGGGGGCGATACCGGCCGCTACCTCCAGGGCGCTGAGCTGCTGGGTTCCTACGCACCGGAGATCACCGCCGACCCTTACCGTGGATTGGGCAGTTGGAGCCGCGAGCAGCTCCAGACCTATCTCCGAACCGGTGCCAACCACCAGGCCATCGCCTCTGGCGCCATGGGTGAAGCGATCGAGTTTTCGACGCAACACCTCAATGACCAGGACCTGGCTGCGATTGCCGAATACCTGAAATCTGTGCCCGGCTCGAACAGCATCAAACCGCAGGCAATGGCAACTACAGAACCGGTCATGCGCCGTGGAGCACAGGTCTACGAGCAAAACTGCATGGCCTGCCACAACGTGGCGGGCGAAGGCATTGCCGGCATGGTCACCGGTTTCGCCGATAACCCGGGGATACGCACGCCAAGCGGTTCGAACCTGGTCGCGGCCATCCTCAAAGGCAGCAAGGCCGTAACTACCTCAGGCAATGTGACAGGCGCCGGGATGCCTTCATTTGATTGGAAGCTCGGCGATGCCGACATCGCGGCAGTCCTGACCTACGTGCGAAACAGTTGGGGCAACGCGGCGTCGCAGATCACCCCCGAGCAGGTGGCCACCGCCAGACGAACATTGGACGCCAAGCCACAGATGCTCAGGCATTTCTGA
- a CDS encoding gluconate 2-dehydrogenase subunit 3 family protein: MNRREALISLVQLSAAGVIGSASAGVIRTDTHFPIGTQAEALPRPPSQGDLEYLTPAEAREVAALFDRLIPEDELGMGASQAGCVVFLDRQLAGPYGQASSTYRLGPCSKGTPEQGPQFRQTPAQRYREGLAHLGEHCQKHYACAFSDLMPTQQDDLLRAMEAGSGDLPSTLDSDFFALLLQNVREGYLADPMYGGNRDMVGWKLVGFPGARYDYRPYIHRKGMALNLEPVSLLDKVG; this comes from the coding sequence ATGAACAGACGTGAAGCCTTGATATCGCTTGTTCAACTCAGCGCCGCCGGTGTCATCGGCAGCGCCAGCGCCGGCGTGATTCGGACCGATACTCACTTTCCCATCGGCACCCAGGCCGAAGCCTTGCCCAGGCCACCTTCGCAGGGCGACCTGGAGTACCTTACCCCCGCCGAAGCCAGGGAGGTGGCCGCCCTCTTCGACAGATTGATTCCCGAGGATGAGCTGGGCATGGGCGCCAGCCAGGCAGGCTGCGTGGTGTTTCTCGACCGACAGTTGGCCGGCCCCTATGGCCAGGCATCCAGTACCTACCGCCTAGGCCCTTGCAGCAAGGGTACGCCCGAACAGGGGCCGCAGTTCAGGCAGACACCTGCGCAGCGCTACCGTGAAGGTCTTGCGCACCTAGGTGAACACTGCCAAAAACACTACGCCTGTGCCTTCAGCGACCTGATGCCCACCCAGCAGGATGACCTGCTGCGCGCCATGGAAGCCGGGAGTGGCGACCTTCCATCGACCCTCGACAGCGACTTCTTCGCATTGCTGCTGCAGAACGTGCGCGAAGGCTACCTGGCAGACCCGATGTATGGCGGCAACCGCGATATGGTGGGCTGGAAGCTGGTCGGTTTCCCCGGTGCCCGCTACGACTATCGCCCCTACATCCACAGGAAGGGCATGGCGTTGAACCTTGAGCCCGTGAGCCTGCTCGACAAGGTCGGCTGA
- a CDS encoding GMC family oxidoreductase: MKTARPKADVVIIGLGWSGSVIAEELARAGLRVVAIERGAWRDTATDFPPAVDTDELRWATRKEILQPPRLETYTVRNNASQQALPVREWSNLTLGNNVGGAGTHWAAASWRFNPFDFQPYSKTLERYGKGQLAPGLQVQDWGVTYEELEPFYDRFERIAGTSGKAGVIQGQVMPGGNPFEGSRSREFPTPPLVPSHWNDIFTQKTTEMGYHPFPVPAGTISQAYVNPLGVRMGPCTYCGYCQLFGCGNWSKSSPNACVVPALMRHSTFELLTETEVLHINKSADGQTATGVSFIDKNGVVGEQPADIVIVAAYQLDNVRLMLLSKIGEPYDPRTRRGVIGRNYSFQTLSYAYLWFENEHLNPFMNTGCLAIQIDDFNADNFDHSGLGFIGGAGIQSLSNSGLPIGMAGVLPKGAPTWGNGWKKAFQHSYQNWAMIQGQGTSYAHEDMYFDLDPTYKDNYGRPLMRMTFDYNLNDQRSGEFIRHKCEQIAKALGGQHIESYNFAADHYTPFRANDSSHTNGGVVMGTDPRTSALNRYQQCWAAHNVFVLGASSFPNNGGYNPTVTIGALALWTAKAILEQYLKNPGPLVQA, from the coding sequence ATGAAAACAGCAAGACCCAAAGCGGACGTGGTCATCATCGGCCTGGGCTGGTCAGGCTCGGTGATCGCCGAAGAGCTGGCCCGGGCCGGGCTCAGGGTGGTTGCCATCGAGCGTGGCGCCTGGCGCGACACCGCCACCGATTTTCCACCTGCGGTAGACACCGATGAATTGCGCTGGGCCACCCGCAAGGAAATCCTGCAACCGCCCCGGCTCGAAACCTACACCGTGCGCAACAACGCTAGCCAGCAAGCCCTGCCGGTGCGCGAGTGGAGCAACCTGACCCTCGGCAACAATGTCGGCGGAGCGGGCACCCACTGGGCCGCGGCCTCCTGGCGGTTCAATCCCTTCGACTTCCAGCCCTACAGCAAGACCCTCGAGCGCTACGGCAAGGGGCAACTGGCGCCGGGGCTACAGGTTCAGGACTGGGGCGTGACCTACGAGGAGCTGGAACCGTTCTACGACCGTTTCGAGCGGATCGCCGGCACCAGCGGCAAGGCCGGCGTCATCCAGGGCCAGGTGATGCCGGGAGGCAACCCGTTCGAAGGCTCGCGCAGCCGAGAATTCCCGACGCCGCCGTTGGTGCCCAGCCATTGGAATGACATCTTTACCCAGAAAACCACGGAAATGGGCTATCACCCCTTCCCAGTGCCCGCTGGCACGATCTCCCAGGCCTACGTCAACCCACTCGGCGTGCGCATGGGCCCTTGCACCTACTGCGGCTACTGCCAGCTGTTCGGTTGCGGCAACTGGTCCAAGAGCAGCCCTAATGCCTGCGTCGTGCCAGCCTTGATGCGTCACTCAACGTTCGAGCTGCTGACCGAAACCGAGGTCCTGCACATCAACAAGTCAGCGGACGGCCAGACCGCCACCGGGGTCAGCTTCATCGACAAGAATGGCGTGGTCGGCGAACAACCCGCCGATATTGTCATCGTCGCCGCCTACCAACTCGACAATGTGCGCCTGATGCTGCTCTCGAAGATTGGTGAACCCTATGACCCTCGCACCCGCCGGGGCGTCATCGGGCGCAACTACAGTTTCCAGACCCTCTCCTATGCCTACCTCTGGTTCGAGAACGAACATCTCAATCCGTTCATGAATACCGGCTGCCTGGCCATCCAGATCGATGATTTCAACGCCGACAACTTCGACCACAGCGGCCTGGGGTTCATCGGCGGCGCGGGTATTCAATCGTTGTCCAACAGCGGCCTGCCCATCGGCATGGCGGGAGTCTTGCCCAAAGGCGCCCCGACCTGGGGCAACGGCTGGAAAAAGGCCTTCCAGCACAGCTACCAGAACTGGGCGATGATCCAGGGCCAAGGCACCAGCTACGCCCATGAGGACATGTATTTCGACCTCGACCCCACCTACAAGGACAACTACGGTCGCCCGCTGATGCGCATGACCTTTGACTACAACCTCAACGACCAGCGTTCGGGGGAATTCATCCGGCACAAATGCGAGCAGATCGCCAAGGCCTTGGGCGGCCAGCATATCGAGTCCTACAACTTCGCCGCCGACCACTACACGCCCTTTCGTGCCAATGACTCCTCTCATACCAATGGCGGCGTGGTCATGGGCACGGACCCCAGGACCAGCGCGTTGAATCGCTACCAGCAGTGCTGGGCCGCGCACAACGTCTTCGTGCTGGGTGCCTCGTCATTCCCGAACAACGGTGGCTACAACCCGACTGTGACGATCGGCGCCCTGGCGCTGTGGACGGCCAAGGCCATCCTCGAGCAATACCTCAAGAACCCCGGCCCTCTGGTTCAAGCGTGA
- a CDS encoding L-dopachrome tautomerase-related protein: protein MNASGHLIRALSIAVCAAGLACASLAQAGNVPASGQPLTEVARLDWLCNAVALTSDGRLFVGLPRWPGFEKTPSIAEVLPDGSLKPFPGGQWNDWAPGKPSAAALVKINTIHIFDDDTLWAIDQGEDAGPKGINPGQKILQFDTRTGKLLRSISLPASVLPAGANLNDLRLDSEHAYVTDSGLGAIIVVNLRTGESVRRLAGHPSTQMSPERRPIGENGQVLLLADGSDHQVHSDPIEISPDGQWLYYQPLSGPLWRVPTQALRDPRVSEEALARQVEFVYDTSPLTGTAMDSDGNVYLGEYDKPRVTVYSPDGTLRVVTEDPRLWNPDAMIISDQRELYIPVPQSARMASNRGPGGKDAIEMPFKIYKVQLPKGLGTREKVPAVVGKPLTTAVR, encoded by the coding sequence ATGAACGCATCGGGACATTTGATTCGCGCCCTCAGCATTGCCGTCTGCGCGGCCGGACTCGCTTGTGCCTCCCTGGCGCAGGCCGGCAACGTTCCGGCCAGCGGGCAGCCCTTGACCGAGGTCGCTCGTCTGGACTGGCTGTGTAATGCCGTGGCGCTCACATCTGACGGTCGGCTGTTCGTGGGCTTGCCGCGTTGGCCGGGTTTCGAGAAAACACCGTCCATTGCCGAGGTATTACCCGACGGTAGTCTGAAACCTTTTCCCGGTGGGCAGTGGAATGACTGGGCCCCGGGCAAGCCCAGTGCCGCGGCATTGGTCAAGATCAACACCATCCACATCTTCGATGACGATACGCTTTGGGCGATCGACCAGGGCGAGGACGCGGGCCCCAAGGGGATCAACCCGGGACAGAAAATCCTTCAGTTCGACACCCGTACGGGCAAGCTGCTGCGCAGTATCAGCCTGCCGGCCAGCGTGCTGCCGGCAGGCGCCAACCTCAACGACCTGCGCCTGGACAGTGAGCATGCCTATGTGACCGACTCCGGCCTGGGCGCGATCATCGTGGTCAACCTGCGCACGGGGGAGTCGGTCCGGCGCCTTGCGGGACACCCTTCGACCCAGATGAGTCCCGAACGGCGACCGATTGGTGAGAACGGCCAGGTGCTGTTGCTGGCCGATGGCAGCGACCATCAGGTGCATTCCGATCCTATCGAAATCAGCCCGGATGGCCAGTGGCTCTATTACCAGCCCCTGAGCGGGCCGCTGTGGCGGGTGCCGACCCAGGCGCTGCGTGATCCTCGAGTCAGTGAGGAGGCATTGGCCCGGCAGGTGGAGTTCGTGTACGACACCAGCCCGCTGACGGGAACCGCCATGGACAGTGACGGCAACGTCTACCTGGGTGAGTACGATAAACCCAGGGTGACGGTCTACTCGCCGGACGGCACGTTGCGGGTGGTCACCGAGGATCCCCGCCTGTGGAACCCGGATGCCATGATCATTTCCGACCAGCGCGAGCTCTACATCCCCGTGCCACAGAGTGCCCGCATGGCCTCGAACCGTGGCCCCGGCGGCAAGGATGCTATCGAGATGCCGTTCAAGATCTACAAGGTGCAACTGCCCAAGGGCCTGGGCACCCGCGAGAAAGTCCCGGCAGTCGTGGGCAAACCGTTGACGACTGCCGTCCGGTAG
- a CDS encoding GlcG/HbpS family heme-binding protein: MKTTMSMAALSFALIAAASSSAQAAAGTTASVVSQENLSTTAALQLAGRATEIASSRDMKICIAVTDADGHLLAFTRMQGAYAGCVEASIAKAQSAARFAINTITFYDLARKENLAIGTIPGILPAVGGVVVKHDGHVIGSVGISGATDLTEQKLAEDVAASFR; encoded by the coding sequence ATGAAAACAACCATGAGCATGGCCGCCTTGTCCTTTGCCTTGATCGCTGCCGCGTCCTCGTCTGCCCAGGCCGCTGCCGGCACCACCGCTTCAGTCGTCAGCCAGGAGAACCTGTCGACCACGGCTGCCCTGCAACTGGCGGGGCGCGCGACTGAAATCGCCAGCAGTCGAGACATGAAGATCTGCATCGCCGTGACCGATGCGGACGGCCATTTGCTGGCGTTTACCCGGATGCAGGGCGCCTATGCCGGATGTGTCGAGGCTTCGATCGCCAAGGCCCAGTCCGCTGCACGGTTCGCGATCAATACCATCACCTTCTATGACCTGGCCCGCAAGGAGAACCTGGCGATCGGCACCATCCCCGGCATCCTTCCGGCGGTGGGAGGTGTCGTGGTCAAGCATGACGGCCATGTGATCGGCAGCGTTGGCATCAGCGGGGCAACGGACCTGACCGAACAGAAGCTGGCCGAGGACGTGGCCGCCTCGTTCCGCTGA
- a CDS encoding type II toxin-antitoxin system VapC family toxin, translating into MTTYMLDTCICSFIMREQPASVIQRLTTEVERGNRIVISAITYAEMRYGQIGKKASAKHKPLVDEFVKRLDAILAWDQNAVDATIGVKCKLTESGSPIGPNDTAIAGHAIASGCTLVTNNVREFSRVAGLDYEDWVATS; encoded by the coding sequence GTGACCACCTACATGCTCGATACCTGTATCTGCTCGTTCATCATGCGTGAACAGCCGGCGTCGGTGATACAGCGTCTAACGACCGAAGTTGAGCGAGGCAATCGGATTGTCATTTCCGCCATCACCTATGCAGAGATGCGTTATGGGCAGATCGGCAAAAAAGCATCGGCTAAGCATAAGCCGTTGGTCGACGAGTTTGTGAAACGCCTTGATGCGATCTTAGCGTGGGATCAGAACGCAGTGGATGCGACGATAGGGGTGAAATGCAAGCTCACCGAGTCAGGTTCGCCCATTGGGCCCAATGACACAGCCATCGCTGGGCATGCCATCGCTTCTGGCTGCACGCTGGTGACGAACAACGTGCGCGAATTCAGTCGCGTTGCTGGACTTGATTACGAAGATTGGGTAGCGACCTCCTAA
- a CDS encoding LacI family DNA-binding transcriptional regulator yields the protein MASDGKEQVRATVTLSDVARLAGVAPMTVSRYLNQPEAVREPTRLKVRRAIEQTGYVHNRLAGALRSNRTRLVAVVLPMVTNPIFSDTFQAINDRLAKAGYQVLLGVSGYQSEQEQELLEVILSRRPDGIILTGTMHTNTSRNRLRTAGVPVVETWDLSAEPIDMLVGFSHEQAGRDVARLLAGQGYRQFALFAVDDPRGMRRANSFIQTLAEQGIDNVHRKTWQGLPTLEQGRQGLSQLLQEQGLDSREPCVVVCTSDTIAHGVLTEAAARGIAVPGQLAVMGFGDMAFAAHTFPALSTVRIDGAALGDTAARLLLERLQGEHQASTVVDIGFSLIQRASTGPAV from the coding sequence ATGGCTTCAGACGGAAAGGAACAGGTTCGAGCGACAGTCACCTTGAGTGACGTGGCGCGACTGGCCGGCGTTGCCCCCATGACGGTTTCACGCTATCTCAACCAGCCCGAGGCCGTGCGTGAGCCCACTCGCCTCAAGGTGCGCCGGGCGATCGAACAGACCGGCTATGTGCACAACCGACTGGCCGGTGCCCTGCGATCCAACCGTACTCGGTTGGTGGCGGTGGTATTGCCGATGGTGACCAACCCGATTTTTTCCGACACCTTCCAGGCCATCAATGACCGCCTGGCCAAGGCCGGCTACCAGGTCCTGCTGGGGGTGTCGGGCTACCAGAGCGAGCAGGAGCAGGAGTTGCTGGAGGTCATCCTCAGCCGTCGTCCGGATGGCATCATCCTGACCGGGACGATGCATACGAACACCAGCCGTAATCGCCTTCGTACCGCGGGCGTACCGGTGGTGGAAACCTGGGACCTGTCCGCTGAGCCGATCGACATGCTGGTTGGATTTTCCCACGAGCAGGCGGGGCGCGATGTCGCGCGTTTACTCGCCGGCCAGGGGTATCGGCAGTTTGCCCTGTTCGCCGTTGATGACCCGCGGGGCATGCGACGTGCCAACAGTTTCATCCAGACCCTGGCGGAGCAGGGCATCGACAACGTGCATCGGAAAACCTGGCAGGGGTTGCCGACCCTGGAGCAGGGACGCCAAGGGTTGAGCCAACTCCTCCAGGAGCAGGGGCTCGATTCACGGGAGCCCTGCGTGGTGGTGTGTACCTCCGATACGATCGCCCACGGTGTGCTGACCGAAGCGGCCGCTCGCGGCATTGCCGTGCCTGGGCAATTGGCGGTCATGGGGTTTGGTGACATGGCCTTCGCCGCCCATACCTTCCCTGCGCTGTCGACGGTCAGGATCGATGGTGCCGCCCTGGGCGATACGGCCGCCAGGCTGCTGCTGGAGCGCCTGCAAGGTGAACATCAAGCGTCGACGGTCGTGGATATCGGCTTCAGCCTCATACAGCGTGCCAGCACCGGGCCGGCCGTCTAG